A window of Corallococcus macrosporus DSM 14697 contains these coding sequences:
- a CDS encoding DUF2378 family protein → MENPEPLVFQQSFQGLIRALGDDLDDACVSRLREAGLDARGSLALAYPLTVWVAALKVAAARVAPEAPLDEAAAVVGRRFVEGFSSTLIGNALLGTVRLLGPQRMLARMTRNLRTGTNYLETHMEQLGPTRYALTCRPVVVAGFYVGLFLAGLEASGAKHPSVRIVRREGEEAVYDIAWS, encoded by the coding sequence TTGGAAAATCCTGAACCCCTTGTATTCCAGCAGAGCTTCCAGGGGCTGATTCGCGCCCTGGGGGATGACCTGGATGACGCGTGTGTGAGCCGGCTGCGCGAGGCGGGCCTCGACGCCCGGGGCTCGCTGGCGCTGGCCTATCCGTTGACGGTCTGGGTGGCCGCGCTGAAGGTGGCGGCGGCCCGCGTGGCACCGGAGGCGCCGCTGGACGAGGCCGCCGCGGTGGTGGGGCGGCGCTTCGTGGAGGGCTTCAGCTCCACGCTCATCGGCAACGCGCTGCTGGGCACGGTGCGGCTCCTGGGCCCGCAGCGGATGCTGGCGCGGATGACGCGCAACCTGCGCACGGGCACCAACTATCTGGAAACGCACATGGAGCAGCTCGGGCCCACCCGGTACGCGCTGACCTGCCGGCCCGTGGTGGTCGCCGGCTTCTACGTGGGCCTCTTCCTCGCGGGGCTGGAGGCCAGCGGGGCGAAGCACCCCTCGGTCCGGATTGTCCGCAGAGAGGGCGAGGAGGCGGTGTACGACATCGCATGGAGCTGA
- a CDS encoding methyltransferase domain-containing protein — protein MNGVRVRDVALLACPACGGTLVFHGQEARGRIRDGRLRCGGCGEAWSVARGMARLYREDAVRGTDRLMRVIYDGLPVLHDPLTTLLTPVLQSVSEARMRAGYMRRVALGALTPHEDGSPVRVLEVGVGSGANLPLLRERLPPGLDVEVWGVDLSEGMLKHCKRRLRSGAFEGVRLMMADAHALPFPDASFDRVFHVGGIGGYRAPAQALAEMARVAKPGTPLVVVDEQLDPAFRPSLLQRAAFRAITFYSWNPHCPRELLPPGAFDVIEEQVASFYYCLSFRMR, from the coding sequence ATGAACGGGGTGCGTGTCCGAGACGTGGCGCTGCTGGCGTGTCCGGCGTGCGGCGGGACGCTGGTGTTCCACGGGCAGGAGGCGCGAGGCCGCATCCGCGACGGGCGGCTGCGCTGCGGTGGCTGCGGCGAGGCGTGGAGCGTGGCGCGCGGCATGGCGCGGCTGTACCGCGAGGACGCGGTGCGCGGGACGGACCGGCTGATGCGCGTCATCTATGACGGGCTGCCGGTGCTGCATGACCCGCTGACGACGCTGCTGACGCCGGTGCTCCAGTCCGTGTCGGAAGCGCGCATGCGCGCGGGGTACATGCGCCGCGTGGCGCTTGGTGCGTTGACGCCGCACGAGGACGGGAGCCCGGTGCGGGTGCTGGAGGTGGGCGTGGGCTCGGGCGCGAACCTGCCGCTGCTGCGGGAGCGGCTGCCGCCGGGGCTCGACGTGGAGGTGTGGGGCGTGGACCTGAGCGAGGGCATGCTCAAGCACTGCAAGCGGCGGCTGCGCTCCGGGGCCTTCGAGGGCGTGCGGCTGATGATGGCGGACGCGCACGCGCTGCCCTTCCCGGATGCGTCGTTCGACCGGGTGTTTCACGTGGGAGGCATTGGCGGCTACCGGGCCCCCGCACAGGCCCTGGCGGAGATGGCGCGCGTGGCGAAGCCGGGCACGCCGCTGGTCGTCGTTGACGAGCAACTGGACCCGGCCTTCCGGCCCTCGCTGCTCCAGCGCGCCGCGTTCCGCGCCATCACGTTCTACTCGTGGAACCCACACTGTCCCCGGGAGCTGCTGCCTCCGGGCGCATTCGACGTCATCGAGGAGCAGGTGGCGTCGTTCTATTACTGTCTGTCATTCCGGATGCGATAG
- a CDS encoding SDR family oxidoreductase: MNMSPRHLFVAGATGATGRNVMRQAIARGVPATAHLRPKSASSELAQGWPHKAVVELTDSEALVAQLRGAGATTVLQLIGTMRKRFGTGDTYETSDIGTTRHLVEAAKRTGVDHLVLLSSVGAGRPVGAYLKAKAEAERLVRESGIPWTLVRPPAFEGEYHHVSPLLRALTKLPPLRGMRPIHLDQLAAVLLRVSEKRAPLNQVLEGDTLWAEVAAAGA, translated from the coding sequence ATGAACATGTCCCCTCGTCACCTCTTCGTCGCGGGCGCCACCGGCGCTACCGGCCGCAACGTGATGCGCCAGGCGATTGCGCGCGGCGTGCCCGCGACGGCGCACCTGCGGCCCAAGAGCGCGAGCAGCGAGCTGGCCCAGGGCTGGCCCCACAAGGCCGTGGTGGAGCTGACGGACAGCGAGGCACTGGTGGCGCAGCTTCGCGGCGCGGGGGCGACGACGGTGCTCCAGCTCATCGGCACCATGCGCAAGCGCTTCGGGACGGGTGACACCTACGAGACGAGCGACATCGGCACCACGCGGCACCTCGTGGAGGCGGCGAAGCGCACGGGCGTGGACCACCTGGTGCTGCTCAGCTCCGTGGGCGCGGGCCGGCCGGTGGGCGCGTACCTCAAGGCCAAGGCGGAGGCGGAGCGGCTGGTGCGCGAGAGCGGCATCCCGTGGACCCTCGTGCGCCCGCCCGCCTTCGAGGGTGAGTACCACCACGTCAGCCCCCTGCTGCGCGCCCTGACGAAGCTGCCTCCGCTGCGGGGCATGCGCCCCATCCACCTGGACCAGCTCGCCGCCGTGCTGCTGCGCGTCTCCGAGAAGCGCGCGCCGCTGAACCAGGTGCTGGAGGGCGACACGCTCTGGGCCGAGGTCGCCGCCGCGGGCGCATGA
- a CDS encoding Imm49 family immunity protein translates to MASRFLPAVIENALHQNRALRRVLVRRAGSARHILTFCDNLRLAGIGALFLTGTSEPFLQRLQQSGRAFAHHLREVGSADLRLSRSRPLFDAVGAGDFHGAALIAQRARRTWTQGEEYEEDFLFVEFVIQHGVLDAPVAACEDLLMRYERALRGAEDLRFDVCRALLQADSEGFNQALGVFLSERKDRLEAQARTAPFPEEFLATEWSFSLEGLALVRLAERNGLETEEDYLHIPSLAREPHRTPLGEDAWMDAD, encoded by the coding sequence ATGGCCTCCCGCTTCCTGCCCGCTGTCATCGAGAACGCCCTGCACCAGAACCGGGCGCTGCGCCGGGTGCTCGTCCGCAGGGCGGGGAGCGCGCGTCACATCCTGACGTTCTGTGACAACCTCCGCCTCGCGGGCATCGGCGCGCTCTTCCTGACGGGCACCTCCGAGCCCTTCCTCCAGCGCCTCCAGCAGAGCGGCCGGGCCTTCGCGCACCATCTGCGCGAGGTTGGGAGCGCCGACCTGCGGCTGAGCCGCTCGCGGCCCCTCTTCGACGCGGTGGGGGCCGGCGACTTCCACGGCGCGGCGCTGATTGCACAGCGGGCGAGGCGGACCTGGACGCAGGGCGAGGAGTACGAGGAGGACTTTCTCTTCGTCGAGTTCGTCATCCAGCATGGCGTGCTGGATGCGCCGGTGGCGGCTTGCGAGGACCTCCTCATGCGCTACGAGCGCGCGCTGAGAGGCGCGGAGGACCTGCGGTTCGACGTGTGCAGGGCCCTGCTTCAGGCGGACTCGGAGGGCTTCAATCAGGCGCTCGGGGTGTTCCTCTCGGAGCGGAAGGACCGGCTGGAGGCGCAGGCGCGGACCGCCCCCTTCCCCGAGGAGTTCCTCGCGACCGAGTGGAGCTTCTCTCTTGAGGGACTGGCGCTGGTGCGGCTGGCTGAGCGCAACGGCTTGGAGACCGAGGAGGACTATCTCCACATCCCGTCACTCGCACGCGAGCCGCACCGGACGCCACTGGGTGAAGACGCGTGGATGGACGCCGACTGA
- a CDS encoding AHH domain-containing protein, producing the protein MVNMPRTSTRKRTVKKAPLRTKVRKRHSVGGAADKKGTAVKKPKPPPSPHSWEGSYISDDHAHGCVNRHISAYTPSNPCSHRHQARLKAQQNPAKYTWPADADRQPDTVGAWDLTADGNFETHARTPFYHEAHHIVANAELQAVVAEAGEGIEPRGRVPLIVRSGLMREGYNLNSQLNMIILPMVKYAAVALGLPLHRRTPLHFHHAIYSEYIKRELRKRFSWVKKAAAEHEVPEYQATREAVELLSMEVQPQIIAAGEAMKAGTMAGDALEDIPHEFLSGGRNKGVDMLTGPPP; encoded by the coding sequence ATGGTGAACATGCCGCGGACCTCGACCAGGAAACGAACGGTCAAGAAGGCTCCGCTCAGGACGAAGGTCCGCAAGAGGCACAGCGTAGGAGGGGCGGCGGACAAGAAGGGCACGGCCGTGAAGAAGCCGAAGCCCCCGCCGTCACCCCACTCCTGGGAGGGCTCCTACATCTCCGACGACCACGCGCATGGCTGCGTCAACCGGCACATCAGCGCATACACCCCGAGCAACCCATGCAGCCACCGCCATCAGGCCCGGCTGAAGGCACAGCAGAACCCGGCGAAGTACACGTGGCCGGCGGATGCCGACAGACAGCCCGACACCGTGGGGGCCTGGGACCTCACGGCCGACGGGAACTTTGAGACCCACGCGCGGACGCCCTTCTACCATGAGGCTCATCACATCGTGGCCAACGCGGAGCTCCAGGCCGTGGTGGCTGAAGCGGGCGAGGGCATCGAGCCCAGGGGCCGGGTGCCATTGATTGTCCGTTCAGGGCTGATGCGGGAGGGCTACAATCTCAACAGTCAGCTCAACATGATCATCCTCCCGATGGTGAAGTACGCCGCAGTGGCGCTGGGGTTGCCTCTGCACCGTAGAACGCCACTCCATTTCCACCACGCGATCTATAGCGAGTACATCAAGAGGGAGCTGAGGAAGCGCTTCTCCTGGGTCAAGAAGGCCGCCGCTGAGCATGAGGTCCCGGAATACCAGGCCACGCGGGAGGCAGTGGAGTTGCTTTCAATGGAGGTCCAACCGCAGATCATCGCGGCTGGCGAGGCCATGAAGGCTGGCACCATGGCGGGAGATGCGCTGGAGGACATCCCCCACGAATTTCTCAGTGGGGGCCGGAACAAGGGCGTGGACATGCTGACGGGCCCACCGCCGTGA
- a CDS encoding exopolysaccharide biosynthesis protein, whose translation MSTPSPTPSSSTGFSDTQAQLSATLRELSARLPESLTVRELMQACGEQGLLLFCCILTFPFLLPVSIPGVSTVFGLLIVLIGVGVTFNRTPWLPRKLLDKPLLRTNLAPALDKGAEVFTKYVDRLSKPRLLALTHGSSTNRFNGFMLFFAGVLLMMPFGLIPFSNTLPALAALFFAIGILQRDGYFILMGHGMTVGTLTYFGVLFYGAVQGGRSLASVFGGG comes from the coding sequence ATGTCGACGCCTTCGCCTACCCCCTCATCGTCCACGGGTTTCTCGGACACCCAGGCCCAGCTCTCCGCCACCCTCCGCGAGTTGTCCGCGCGGCTGCCCGAATCCCTGACGGTGCGGGAGTTGATGCAGGCGTGCGGCGAGCAGGGCCTGCTCCTCTTCTGCTGCATCCTGACCTTCCCCTTCCTGCTGCCCGTGTCGATTCCGGGCGTGTCCACGGTGTTCGGCCTGCTCATCGTCCTCATCGGCGTGGGCGTGACGTTCAACCGGACGCCCTGGCTGCCCCGCAAGCTGCTGGACAAGCCGCTGCTGCGCACCAACCTGGCGCCGGCGCTGGACAAGGGCGCGGAGGTCTTCACCAAGTACGTGGACCGGCTGAGCAAGCCGCGGCTGCTGGCGCTCACCCATGGCTCCAGCACCAACCGCTTCAACGGCTTCATGCTCTTCTTCGCGGGCGTGCTGCTGATGATGCCCTTTGGCCTGATTCCATTCAGCAATACGCTGCCCGCGCTCGCCGCGCTCTTCTTCGCCATCGGCATCCTCCAGCGCGACGGCTACTTCATCCTCATGGGGCATGGGATGACGGTGGGCACGCTCACCTACTTCGGCGTCCTCTTCTACGGCGCGGTGCAGGGCGGCCGCAGCCTGGCCAGTGTCTTCGGCGGGGGCTGA
- a CDS encoding protein kinase domain-containing protein gives MRQLPEETRHPPEDAARRHAEGEVVGGRYRILDYLGRGAAGTVWRAQDLLAGPVAVKRLHQTLEDLARLPLPPEGENTPSSIARHELALSLAHEFQTLASLRHPHVISVLDYGFDAERRPYLAMDLLEDARHLVRAGTGQPLRVQVGLLVQTLMALAYLHRRGIIHRDLKPANVLVAHGQVKVVDFGLAVGREHVHRAQPGGTLGYLAPELFEDQPPSEVTDLFSVGAMASQMMFGRLPHAGQVPSPPDFPPALKDVLERLVSPDPKLRPRGADAVIAELCAATGEPVPPESASTRESFLQAARYVGRVEEQARLATVLESAMVGRGGAWLVGGESGVGKSRLLEELRALALVKGAVVLRGQGVAAGGSPYQEWRPVLRWLAILTPLSEREASSLKPLVPDLEALLGRAVPNAAEVDADMVQARLLQVVEDVFSRLSQPVVVVLEDLHWAGGESLHLLARLATRAHGLRLLLIGSFRDDEAPALPSMLPGLSLLRLPRLDAGEVASLSQSMLGAPGARPHLVDLLLKETEGNPFFLVEVVRALAEEAGGLDRLGDMALPERVFAGGVRRLVQRRLDKVPVPSRELLRVAAIVGRQVDVPLLRRAAPDVDVERWLTDCAAAAVLDVADGRWRFAHDKLREGVLEDLSAEERPALHRRAALAMEAAHGHGAEWTAALAYHWGLAGDALREARYARRSGEEALRVGACREALPFLSRALERVTQAGGDALTLGHLEALLAETRFQLGELQAFREHAERALRHFGWPVPSSRLGWALGTLGQGVLRVAQSSRPEDYDEETEERRRVRRVAGRLLMRLLDAFIYAHQALPVLWAGLRALNLCEPAGASPELARGYTSMAVVAGTLPIRAVAETWARRALEVAERVGNPADLAFVLCRNAVYGAYVARWPEAEAWLERAIGIVDSVGDLRLAEECRALLTVVSCYQGKFARGLPLMAWLEHSARRRGALQTEHWALHYQAHIHLRLGDHVKARAALEQTLAWTEAQGGQTDRIIVEGTLALLRLREGDAEGARAAAEQALARMASGKPVAHFVYFGVMTVAEVLLTLWERGADASLVASAKAARREADVFAKVFPFGEAASRLWRGFEAWLDGDASRAFEAWRRCIAVASRKGQAFEEAHARLALGRHLPAEDPARWGHQQRAVELFTRLGMRDEQVRAEALARS, from the coding sequence ATGCGGCAACTTCCAGAAGAAACCCGGCACCCGCCGGAGGATGCGGCGCGTCGCCACGCGGAGGGCGAGGTCGTGGGCGGGCGCTACCGCATCCTCGACTACCTGGGTCGGGGCGCGGCGGGCACGGTGTGGCGCGCGCAGGACCTGCTGGCGGGGCCCGTCGCGGTGAAGCGGCTGCACCAGACGCTGGAGGACCTGGCGCGGCTGCCGCTCCCGCCCGAAGGCGAGAACACGCCGTCCTCCATTGCCCGGCACGAGCTGGCGCTGTCGCTGGCGCACGAATTCCAGACGCTCGCCTCGCTGCGCCACCCGCACGTCATCAGCGTGCTGGACTACGGCTTCGACGCCGAGCGGCGGCCGTACCTGGCCATGGACCTGCTGGAGGACGCGCGGCACCTGGTGCGCGCGGGCACGGGTCAGCCGCTGCGCGTGCAGGTGGGGCTGCTGGTGCAGACGCTGATGGCGCTGGCGTACCTGCACCGGCGCGGCATCATCCACCGCGACCTCAAGCCCGCCAACGTGCTGGTGGCGCACGGGCAGGTGAAGGTCGTGGACTTCGGGCTGGCGGTGGGGCGCGAGCACGTCCACCGGGCGCAGCCGGGCGGCACGCTCGGCTACCTGGCGCCGGAGCTCTTCGAGGACCAGCCGCCCTCCGAGGTGACGGACCTCTTCAGCGTGGGCGCCATGGCCAGCCAGATGATGTTCGGCCGGCTGCCGCATGCGGGGCAGGTGCCCTCGCCGCCGGACTTTCCGCCCGCGCTCAAGGACGTGCTGGAGCGGCTGGTGTCGCCAGACCCGAAGCTGCGGCCCCGCGGCGCGGACGCGGTGATTGCGGAGCTCTGCGCCGCCACCGGTGAGCCGGTGCCGCCCGAGTCCGCCTCCACGCGGGAGAGCTTCCTCCAGGCCGCGCGCTACGTGGGCCGGGTGGAGGAGCAGGCGCGGCTGGCCACGGTGCTGGAGTCGGCCATGGTGGGCCGCGGCGGCGCGTGGCTGGTGGGCGGCGAGAGCGGCGTGGGCAAGTCGCGGCTCCTGGAGGAGCTGCGCGCGCTGGCGCTGGTGAAGGGCGCGGTGGTGCTGCGGGGCCAGGGCGTGGCGGCGGGCGGCAGTCCGTATCAGGAGTGGCGCCCGGTGCTGCGCTGGCTGGCCATCCTCACCCCGCTGAGTGAGCGCGAGGCCAGCAGCCTCAAGCCCCTGGTGCCGGACCTCGAGGCGCTGCTGGGCCGCGCCGTGCCCAACGCGGCCGAGGTGGACGCGGACATGGTGCAGGCGCGGCTGCTCCAGGTGGTGGAGGACGTCTTCTCACGGCTGTCCCAGCCGGTGGTGGTGGTGCTGGAGGACCTGCACTGGGCGGGCGGCGAGTCCCTGCACCTGCTGGCGCGGCTCGCCACGCGGGCGCACGGGCTGCGCCTGCTGCTCATCGGCAGCTTCCGAGACGACGAGGCGCCCGCGCTGCCTTCGATGCTGCCGGGCCTGTCGCTGCTGCGGCTGCCGCGGCTGGACGCGGGCGAGGTCGCCAGCCTCAGTCAGTCCATGCTGGGCGCGCCCGGCGCACGGCCACACCTGGTGGACCTGCTGTTGAAGGAGACGGAGGGCAACCCCTTCTTCCTGGTGGAGGTGGTGCGCGCGCTGGCGGAGGAGGCGGGCGGGTTGGACCGCCTGGGCGACATGGCGTTGCCCGAGCGCGTCTTCGCCGGTGGCGTGCGCCGGCTGGTGCAGCGGCGGTTGGACAAGGTGCCGGTGCCGTCGCGGGAGCTGCTCCGGGTGGCGGCCATCGTCGGGCGGCAGGTGGACGTGCCGCTGCTGCGGCGGGCCGCGCCGGACGTGGACGTGGAGCGCTGGTTGACGGACTGCGCGGCGGCGGCGGTGCTGGACGTGGCGGATGGGCGCTGGCGCTTCGCGCACGACAAGCTGCGCGAAGGCGTCCTGGAGGATTTGTCCGCGGAGGAGCGGCCCGCGCTGCACCGCCGCGCCGCGCTGGCGATGGAGGCGGCGCATGGGCATGGCGCCGAGTGGACGGCGGCGCTCGCCTACCACTGGGGCCTGGCGGGGGACGCGCTGCGCGAGGCGCGTTATGCGCGGCGCTCGGGCGAGGAGGCGCTGCGCGTGGGCGCGTGCCGCGAGGCCCTGCCCTTCCTCAGCCGGGCGCTGGAGCGGGTAACCCAGGCGGGTGGCGATGCCCTGACGCTGGGGCACCTGGAGGCGCTCCTCGCGGAGACGCGCTTCCAGTTGGGAGAGCTCCAGGCCTTCCGCGAGCACGCGGAGCGCGCGCTGCGGCACTTCGGCTGGCCGGTGCCCTCCAGCCGCCTGGGCTGGGCGCTGGGGACGCTGGGGCAGGGCGTGCTGCGGGTGGCGCAGAGCTCCCGGCCGGAGGACTACGACGAGGAGACGGAGGAGCGGCGCCGGGTGCGGCGCGTGGCGGGGCGGCTGTTGATGCGGCTGCTCGACGCGTTCATCTACGCGCACCAGGCACTCCCGGTGCTCTGGGCCGGCTTGCGGGCGTTGAACCTGTGCGAGCCGGCGGGCGCGTCGCCGGAGCTGGCGCGCGGCTACACGAGCATGGCGGTGGTGGCGGGCACGCTGCCCATCCGGGCGGTGGCGGAGACGTGGGCCCGCCGCGCGTTGGAGGTGGCCGAGCGCGTGGGCAACCCCGCGGACCTGGCCTTCGTGCTGTGCCGCAACGCCGTGTATGGCGCGTACGTGGCGCGGTGGCCGGAGGCGGAGGCGTGGCTGGAGCGGGCCATTGGCATCGTCGACTCGGTGGGGGACTTGCGGTTGGCGGAGGAGTGCCGCGCGCTGCTGACGGTGGTGTCCTGCTACCAGGGGAAGTTCGCGCGGGGGCTGCCGTTGATGGCGTGGCTGGAGCACTCGGCGCGGCGGCGCGGGGCGCTCCAGACGGAGCACTGGGCGTTGCACTACCAGGCCCACATCCACCTGCGGCTGGGGGACCACGTGAAGGCCCGCGCCGCGCTGGAGCAGACGCTGGCGTGGACGGAGGCGCAGGGCGGCCAGACGGACCGCATCATCGTGGAGGGGACGCTGGCGCTGCTGCGGCTGCGCGAGGGCGACGCGGAAGGGGCCCGGGCGGCGGCGGAGCAGGCGCTGGCGAGGATGGCGTCGGGCAAGCCCGTGGCGCACTTCGTCTACTTCGGCGTCATGACGGTGGCGGAGGTGCTCCTGACGCTGTGGGAGCGCGGCGCGGATGCGTCGCTGGTGGCCAGCGCCAAGGCGGCGCGCCGCGAGGCGGACGTCTTCGCGAAGGTGTTTCCCTTTGGCGAGGCCGCGTCGCGCCTGTGGCGTGGCTTCGAGGCCTGGTTGGATGGCGATGCCTCGCGGGCCTTCGAGGCGTGGCGCCGGTGTATCGCCGTGGCGTCGAGGAAGGGGCAGGCCTTCGAGGAGGCTCATGCGCGGCTGGCGCTGGGCAGACACCTGCCGGCGGAGGACCCGGCGCGGTGGGGCCACCAGCAGCGCGCGGTGGAGTTGTTCACCCGGTTGGGCATGCGGGATGAGCAGGTCCGCGCGGAGGCGCTGGCGCGCTCATGA
- a CDS encoding TIGR02270 family protein — translation MNTALRPSAARTAPRRPPLLWDVLTEHLEEASFLWAQRARAMGASDFTLSEVEAGDEARLRAHLDGLRVGGPPVALRLLRPALEDDEPGRVVSAASVLLAAGEQALVLARWEEDGARRPWLGHALALGEPPALDAALLELLPRLAPALQAELLDVLAFRQVDAGPLLERLALADTEPALLAAAFRAARVTQPPVLAAWLRKGLEDPRPRVRDAAIEAGLLRGLRAAWQSCQALATEGPEPRLAMLALAVGGGHADVERLVRTLDRPERRAEALWALGFSGRMAAAEAALEVLKARAPEVAWLALRTFSVITGLPPEDLFIRAEDEDEDEVASPSEAVSSLLPPPEHRSGQVRVAEVARWWAQARERFDPEGRYRAGAPWTPEALLQALHLAPMRHRPALAFELAVRSRGACQVEPRGWCGHQRARLRAARARSLERLTRGFDGWMIS, via the coding sequence ATGAACACGGCCCTCCGTCCATCCGCCGCTCGCACCGCGCCGCGCCGTCCGCCCCTGCTGTGGGACGTGCTCACGGAGCACCTGGAGGAGGCCAGCTTCCTCTGGGCACAGCGAGCGCGGGCAATGGGCGCCTCTGACTTCACCCTGTCTGAAGTCGAAGCGGGCGACGAGGCCCGGCTGCGAGCCCATCTGGACGGGCTCCGGGTGGGAGGGCCGCCCGTCGCGCTCCGGCTGCTCCGGCCCGCGCTGGAGGACGATGAGCCCGGGCGGGTGGTGTCCGCCGCTTCCGTGCTGCTCGCGGCTGGAGAGCAGGCGCTGGTCCTGGCGCGGTGGGAGGAGGACGGAGCGCGGCGCCCCTGGCTGGGGCATGCGTTGGCGCTGGGCGAGCCCCCGGCGCTGGACGCCGCGCTGCTCGAGCTGCTGCCGCGATTGGCGCCAGCGCTCCAGGCCGAGCTGCTCGACGTCCTCGCCTTCCGGCAGGTCGACGCGGGCCCACTCCTGGAGCGCCTTGCCCTGGCGGACACGGAGCCAGCGCTCCTCGCCGCCGCCTTCCGCGCCGCCCGGGTGACGCAGCCGCCGGTTCTGGCGGCGTGGCTTCGCAAGGGGCTGGAGGACCCCCGCCCCCGTGTGCGTGACGCCGCCATTGAAGCCGGGCTGCTCCGTGGACTGCGCGCGGCCTGGCAGTCCTGTCAGGCGCTCGCGACAGAGGGACCGGAGCCTCGCCTGGCGATGCTCGCGCTGGCGGTTGGCGGGGGGCACGCCGACGTGGAGCGGCTGGTGCGGACGTTGGACCGGCCCGAGCGGCGAGCGGAGGCCCTGTGGGCGCTCGGCTTCAGTGGCCGGATGGCGGCGGCGGAGGCGGCCTTGGAGGTGTTGAAGGCGCGGGCGCCGGAGGTGGCGTGGCTGGCCCTGCGAACCTTCTCCGTCATCACCGGTCTACCCCCGGAGGACCTCTTCATTCGCGCGGAGGATGAGGACGAGGACGAGGTGGCTTCGCCTTCCGAAGCCGTGTCCTCCCTCCTGCCTCCGCCCGAGCACCGCTCCGGCCAGGTTCGCGTGGCCGAGGTGGCGCGGTGGTGGGCCCAGGCTCGCGAGCGCTTCGACCCGGAGGGCCGTTACCGGGCTGGCGCGCCGTGGACGCCCGAGGCGTTGCTCCAGGCCCTGCACCTGGCGCCGATGCGTCACCGTCCGGCGCTGGCCTTCGAGTTGGCCGTCAGGAGCCGAGGGGCCTGCCAGGTGGAGCCCCGCGGCTGGTGCGGACACCAGCGCGCGCGGCTCCGGGCCGCCAGGGCGCGGTCGCTGGAGCGGCTCACGCGTGGCTTCGATGGGTGGATGATTTCATGA
- a CDS encoding imm11 family protein, producing MMRFRLLETMGNANNRDLCFLTQFVEGIEGKSYATHLGERLGSIYPKDARLPMSPEHPGIKLSALIGNGRSMLIVSSAFKEAIQKHCTNEIEYLPVTIYDHRNRPYSDDYTIINPIGTFDCLDLEASDIGWSTKAPKKILRVREYVLDRAKMQRAPQLFRVEGDPAEYVIGRELARELYDRKLTNVHWTELRFSDEPRE from the coding sequence ATGATGCGATTCCGCCTGCTCGAAACGATGGGAAACGCCAACAACCGGGACCTCTGCTTCCTCACCCAGTTCGTCGAGGGGATTGAGGGCAAGTCCTATGCCACCCACCTCGGCGAGCGGTTGGGTTCCATCTATCCGAAGGACGCCCGCCTCCCCATGAGCCCGGAGCACCCAGGTATCAAGCTGTCGGCGCTGATTGGCAACGGAAGGAGCATGCTGATTGTCTCCTCCGCGTTCAAGGAGGCCATCCAGAAACACTGCACGAACGAGATTGAATATCTCCCCGTCACGATTTACGACCACCGCAATCGCCCCTACAGCGACGATTACACCATCATCAATCCAATAGGCACCTTCGACTGCCTCGACCTCGAGGCGAGTGACATCGGCTGGAGCACGAAGGCCCCCAAGAAAATCCTCCGCGTTCGCGAGTACGTCCTGGACCGCGCGAAGATGCAGCGCGCGCCCCAGCTCTTCCGTGTGGAGGGGGACCCGGCCGAGTATGTCATTGGACGCGAGCTGGCGCGGGAGCTGTATGACCGGAAGCTCACCAACGTCCATTGGACGGAGCTGCGCTTCAGCGACGAGCCAAGGGAATGA
- a CDS encoding DUF6484 domain-containing protein — protein sequence MDASNRSGKPHAGPMVSEEPILAPRVGWVAGASADGALWVDFKGNRRGPLLARTTVVLASEVIRRASVARQGALLLFENGDPSLPVLVGLLQRSLSAPLTEALLDSLGAGPREARVDGKQVRLEAREEVTLKCGKASLTLRRNGDVILRGVNIQTEAEQVQRIKGGKVQVN from the coding sequence ATGGATGCGTCCAATCGCAGTGGCAAGCCCCACGCCGGACCAATGGTCTCCGAAGAGCCCATCCTCGCGCCGCGAGTCGGGTGGGTGGCGGGGGCGAGCGCGGACGGAGCGCTGTGGGTCGATTTCAAGGGCAACCGGCGCGGTCCGCTCCTGGCGCGCACCACGGTGGTCCTGGCTTCGGAGGTCATCCGGCGGGCTTCGGTGGCGCGACAGGGCGCGCTCCTGCTCTTCGAGAACGGGGACCCGTCCCTGCCTGTCCTCGTCGGGCTCCTCCAGCGCAGCCTCTCCGCGCCGCTCACGGAGGCCCTGCTTGATTCGCTGGGCGCCGGGCCTCGGGAAGCCCGGGTGGATGGCAAGCAGGTGCGGCTCGAGGCGCGGGAAGAAGTCACGCTCAAGTGCGGGAAGGCGAGCCTCACCCTGCGCCGCAACGGGGACGTCATCCTGCGTGGCGTCAACATCCAGACCGAGGCGGAGCAGGTGCAGCGCATCAAGGGTGGGAAGGTCCAGGTCAACTGA